The following coding sequences lie in one Anguilla rostrata isolate EN2019 chromosome 8, ASM1855537v3, whole genome shotgun sequence genomic window:
- the LOC135260554 gene encoding transcription factor MafAa-like: MATDFAMSADVPNSPLATDYVNDFDLMKFEVKKEPTEAERYCHHPPNASLSSTPRSSVPSSPCSLCSTSPGGPLNKNHRNGTGSADKSSHNSPRKAQLEDFCWFPSYQRHLNPETLQLTPEDAVEALIANSHHPSYEGFRGHQCAGEDLSVTANWHQQPAHRHHTRLEGRLSDEQLVRMSVRELNRQLRGFPKEEVMRLKQKRRTLKNRGYAQSCRFKRVQQRHVLESERCTLQGQVDQLKHEATRLSKERDLYKEKYEKLASRNHSGGSCKSDPRSRSREGKAAGSVEFFL, translated from the coding sequence ATGGCCACCGACTTCGCCATGAGCGCCGACGTGCCTAACAGTCCCCTGGCCACCGACTACGTCAATGACTTCGACCTCATGAAGTTCGAGGTTAAAAAGGAGCCGACGGAAGCGGAGAGGTACTGCCACCATCCGCCGAACGCCTCGCTATCCTCCACCCCGCGCTCCTCTGTGCCGTCCTCGCCATGCAGCCTGTGTTCTACAAGTCCCGGAGGTCCTTTAAACAAGAACCACCGTAACGGCACCGGCAGCGCTGACAAAAGCAGCCACAACTCTCCGAGAAAGGCGCAGCTGGAGGACTTCTGCTGGTTTCCCAGCTACCAGCGCCATCTCAACCCAGAGACTCTCCAGCTGACGCCGGAAGACGCTGTGGAAGCACTCATCGCCAACTCGCACCACCCATCGTATGAGGGTTTCCGCGGACACCAGTGCGCTGGGGAAGACTTATCAGTGACCGCCAACTGGCACCAACAACCGGCCCATCGCCATCACACCCGGCTGGAGGGCCGTCTTTCGGACGAACAGCTGGTCAGAATGTCCGTGCGCGAGCTCAACCGGCAGTTGCGCGGCTTCCCCAAGGAGGAGGTCATGCGCCTCAAGCAGAAGCGCAGGACCCTGAAGAACCGGGGCTACGCGCAGTCGTGCCGGTTCAAGCGCGTGCAGCAGCGGCACGTGCTGGAGAGCGAGAGGTGCACGCTTCAGGGCCAGGTGGATCAGCTGAAGCACGAGGCCACTCGCCTGTCCAAGGAGAGGGACCTCTACAAAGAGAAGTACGAGAAGCTCGCGAGCCGTAACCACAGCGGCGGCAGCTGCAAAAGCGACCCCAGATCCAGAAGCAGAGAGGGGAAAGCGGCCGGTTCTGTGGAATTTTTtctgtga